The region GGCCGGACCTCAAGCAGCTGGTCCTGGGCTCGGAGGGCGCGTTCGGCGTCGTCACCGAGGTCACGGTCCGGGTCCGGCCGGTCCCGGAGGAGCGGCGCCACGAGGGCTGGCGCGTGGCCGATCTGGCTTCGGGGTTGGAGATCCTGCGGACGCTCGCCCAGCGCGGGCCGCGGCCGGATCTCGCGCGTTTGAGCGACGAGGTCGAGACCGCGATGGGCGTGGCCACGGGCGGCGGTGGGACCGACGACGCCGGCGGCTGCCTGCTGCTGGTCGGCTGGGAGGGCTTCGCGGATGACGTCGCGCGCCGGGCTGACGCGGCGGAGGCGATCCTGCGTGCTGCGGGTGCGACGCCGCTCGGCGCCGAGGCCGCCGCGTCCTGGGAGCACGGGCGCTTCCGCGCGCCGCGCCTGCGCGACGAGCTGCTCGGCACCGGGATGCTGATCGAGACGCTGGAGACCGCGACGTCCTGGCGCGACATCCACGCGCTGCACGACCGCGTCGGCGCGGCGCTGCAGGAGGCGCTGGAGGGTCCGGTCGTCGTGGCGTGCCACGTGTCGCACCTCTACGCGGCGGGCTCGTCGCTGTACTTCACGGTGCTCGCGCGGCGCTCCGAGGACGATCCGGTCGGGCAGTGGTCGGGCGCGAAGGCGGCCGTCATGGACGCGCTGGCGGACTCCGGCGCGACGCTCACGCACCACCATGCTGTAGGCCTTGATCACGCGCCGTGGCTGGGCGCGGAGGACGGCGCGCTGGGCGTCGAGGTGCTGCGGGCGGTCAAGCGTCGGCTGGATCCGGCAGGGGTGCTGAACCCCGGGAAGCTCCTGCCGCCCACCGAGCGATAGGCCAACTCACGAGGCTGAGGCCGAGCGTCCCGGCCGTCCACCAGAAGGCGGTCCAGCCCTCGTCGCGGAACTGCTCGACGGCGGCGAAGACGATCACGCCGACGAGCGGGACCGACATGATGGTGATGCCCAGCGCGCCGCCGGGGATCTTGAACGGGCGCTCGAGGTCCGGGCGCTTGCGGCGCAGGGCGATCAGCGCGGCGAGCTCGAGCAACAACGTGATGTTGGTCAGGAAGACGTCGATCACGACCAAGGTCTGGAACTTGCTCGTGGCGAACAGCGCGTAGATGACGCTGCACAGGACGATCGCGGCGATCGGGGTCCCGAAGCGCTTTGACCGCTTGACCAGCCGGCGCGGGAGGTAGCCGTCCTCGGCCAGGACGAACGGGATCCGGGAGTTCGTCAGCAGCAGGCTGGAGAACAGGCCGGCGGCCGAGGCGAGGCCGCCGATCGTGATCGCGTGGCCCAGCCAGGAGCCGCCGAGCTGCTTGCCGACGCCGACGAAGCTGCCGTCGTCCCAGTCCTGCCAGCCGCCGGCGGCGAGCGCGCCGAGCAGCGGGATCACGTAGGCGGCGACGATCAGCGCGATGGCGTAGAACAACGCGCGCGGGACGTTGCGCTGCGGGTTCTCGACCTCCTCGGTCACCTGGGCGATCGAGTCGAAGCCGCAGTAGTTCCACATGACGATCCACAGGCCCGCGCCGAACGCGCCGACGGCGCCGGTGTGCTCGGGTGTGAACGGGCCGATCGGGTCGACGCCGTGGGAGAACAGCTGCGGGATGCCCCACGCGGCGAGCAGGGCGAACGGCGCCAGCGCGATGACGGTCAAGATGGTGCTGTTGTCGCCGACGGCCTTGGCGCCGCGGAGGTTCAGGAGCGTGAACGGGATCACGACGCAGCCGACGCCGACGAGCCAGTGCAGGTCGAAGTCGAAGCCGGCGATGTGGATCAGGGGCGTGGCGCCGTCGGCGACGCCGGGGATCAGGCCGGCCAGGTAGTCGGCGAACATCACGGGGTAGAGGGCCATGTCGACCCACGAGGTGATCCACCACAACATGCCCTCCTGGTGGCCCCAGAAGTTCCCGAGCCCCTGCTTGACCCAGACGTAGGTGCCGCCCTCGTGGGGGATCGCTGAGCTGAGCTCTGCCGTGAACAGCGCGACCGGGATCGCGTAGATCACGGGGGTCACGAGCAGCAGGACGAAGGCCATGCCGGGGCCGGAGGAGGAGACCAGCGGCTCCAGGCCGTAGGCGCCGCCCGACACGCTGAAGAAGATCAGCGCGACGAGCGGGGTCAGGCGCACCTTGGCGCCGAAGCGGCTCCGCGACATCCCGGGGATGAAACGCGACGCGGCGTGTCGCCCGCAAGGGACGGGGTGTCGGGTACGACGCGCGCCGGGCCGACGATGTGTCGGCCCGGCGCGGGTGCTGCGGATGCTGCGGTGCTGCGGAGGGGAGAGGAGTCAGCAGTCCTTACTGCTCGGGGTCCTGCTGGTCCTGCTGGGTGTCGCCCGCGAGCAGCCGGTAGAGGCTGCGACGGGCGTCCTCGAGGATCGCCTTGGCCTCGCCGAGCTGGCCCTTGCTGCCGGTCTGAGCGACCTGCATCGCGGCCACCGCCAGCGCCTGGGCGGCGTGGCGGAGCTCGTGGAGCTCGTCGTGAGCGCCCTCGCCGACCGTCTCCCACGGGGTGCCCATTCGCTCACGGTTGGTGTCGACGTGGGCGGTGCCCTCGTCGGTCAACGTGAACGACTTGCGCCCGTCGGTCTCGGTCGCGCGGACGAGGCCCTCGTCCTCCAGCTGCGACAGCGCGGGGTAGACCGAGCCGGGGCTCGGGCGCCAGACGCCGCCGCTGCGCTCCTCGATCTCCTGCATCAGGCCGTAGCCGTTGCGCGGCTCCTCGGCCAGGAGCAGGAGGATCGCCGAGCGGATGTCTCCGCGACGCGCACGCCGGCCGCCACGCGGCCCGCGGTGCCCACCGGGCCCGCCGCCGCCGCGGAAGTCACCGGGACCGCCGAAGCCGCCCGGACCGCCGGGGCCCGGGCCGAACCCACGGCCACGGCCCATCATCGCGAAGAGCTCGGGGATGCCGCCACGCTCGTGACGGCCCTTGTGATGGCAGCGCCCAGTTGGCGCTGCGAACGATGCACCAGTCATGTGGTGCTCCTTTCGTCTTTGATCTATCGAACGAACATCACGATATATCGGAAGTGTTCGATTGTCAAAAACCTGGCGCGCACGCGCTCGTCGTGCGGGAACGCGCTTCCGCATGGAGCCGGACGACCTCGCGCTCGCGCTGCAAGCGCGCCTCCTCGCCGCAGGTCTCGGCATCACCAACGTGCCGCCGACCGAGGCGATCCCGGCGGAGGTCATCACGCTGGCGCGCGAAGGCCAGGCGATCGAAGCGATCCGCCGCCTCCGCAAGCTCCGCGGCCTCGGCCTGCTGCAAGCGAAGCGCGTCGTCGACGCGATCCCGGGGCAGGCGTAATGGCTGCTCCTGGCGGGTGCGCGTGACGCCGAGGGCCTCGATCTTCCTTGCGAGCGGCACCGCGCTCATCACGGTCGCCAACGCAACCGAGAGGCACTGGGTGCTCGCGACGATCACCGGGGTCTTCGTTGTCCTACAACTCGCTTACTTCTGGTGGTCGAGGTCGTCGCCGGAAGCCCGCTGACGTGACGCTGCTTCTCGCCTGTTCGATCCGCGATGGCGATTGCAGCCCGCGCGCGGAGCTAGGTGTCGCGGTCGGTGACGGGTGCTGCGAGGGCGTCGGTGATCGCTGCGGTGGCGATGTCCCGGGCCCAGACGCGGTGCAGTGGGTGGTCGATCTGGGGTAGCTCGCGGACGACGAGGCCGTGGTGCTGGGCCTCGGCCAGGCGGATGGCAAGGCGATCGGTGAGGAACTCGAACCCGTCGTCCCCCTCGGCGAACAGGAGCGTGGTCGGGATGCCGGTCGCAGCGAGGTCGTCGAGCCATCGCGCTTCGCGCGGGCGCGAACCGGCGCGGTCCTCTTCGTCCCAGCGGCCGCTGTCGGCGCCGGCGCGGATCGCGGCGATCTCCTCGGTCCGGCGCCGGCGGGTCTCGGTGAGCGTCGCCTCGATCGGGTCGCCGAAGTTCCAGTACATCTGCGGGTTGAGCGCGATCACGCCGTCGACCGGC is a window of Conexibacter woesei Iso977N DNA encoding:
- a CDS encoding PadR family transcriptional regulator, with the translated sequence MTGASFAAPTGRCHHKGRHERGGIPELFAMMGRGRGFGPGPGGPGGFGGPGDFRGGGGPGGHRGPRGGRRARRGDIRSAILLLLAEEPRNGYGLMQEIEERSGGVWRPSPGSVYPALSQLEDEGLVRATETDGRKSFTLTDEGTAHVDTNRERMGTPWETVGEGAHDELHELRHAAQALAVAAMQVAQTGSKGQLGEAKAILEDARRSLYRLLAGDTQQDQQDPEQ
- a CDS encoding FAD-binding oxidoreductase, whose protein sequence is MTTTRTGDFDPAARWAAPDADAEPLVSESTRGLLTQVFAVDEAAFAAGSPAAVELAVGDSALPESARAALLAVVGEAGLSLDAPARAAHANGMSYLDLIRRSAAPPAAPDAVVSPADHDEVGAVLRACSEHGVAVVPFGGGTSVVGGVAPERGAFAAVIALDLARLDQLVGVDEISWTATLQAGLTGPRAEVLLGEHGFTLGHVPQSFERATIGGYAATRSAGQLSTGWGRFDALVEHVRVATPSGDLALGRAPGSAAGPDLKQLVLGSEGAFGVVTEVTVRVRPVPEERRHEGWRVADLASGLEILRTLAQRGPRPDLARLSDEVETAMGVATGGGGTDDAGGCLLLVGWEGFADDVARRADAAEAILRAAGATPLGAEAAASWEHGRFRAPRLRDELLGTGMLIETLETATSWRDIHALHDRVGAALQEALEGPVVVACHVSHLYAAGSSLYFTVLARRSEDDPVGQWSGAKAAVMDALADSGATLTHHHAVGLDHAPWLGAEDGALGVEVLRAVKRRLDPAGVLNPGKLLPPTER
- a CDS encoding APC family permease: MSRSRFGAKVRLTPLVALIFFSVSGGAYGLEPLVSSSGPGMAFVLLLVTPVIYAIPVALFTAELSSAIPHEGGTYVWVKQGLGNFWGHQEGMLWWITSWVDMALYPVMFADYLAGLIPGVADGATPLIHIAGFDFDLHWLVGVGCVVIPFTLLNLRGAKAVGDNSTILTVIALAPFALLAAWGIPQLFSHGVDPIGPFTPEHTGAVGAFGAGLWIVMWNYCGFDSIAQVTEEVENPQRNVPRALFYAIALIVAAYVIPLLGALAAGGWQDWDDGSFVGVGKQLGGSWLGHAITIGGLASAAGLFSSLLLTNSRIPFVLAEDGYLPRRLVKRSKRFGTPIAAIVLCSVIYALFATSKFQTLVVIDVFLTNITLLLELAALIALRRKRPDLERPFKIPGGALGITIMSVPLVGVIVFAAVEQFRDEGWTAFWWTAGTLGLSLVSWPIARWAAGASRGSAPLPDPADA